The following proteins are encoded in a genomic region of Paenibacillus sp. FSL R7-0273:
- the udk gene encoding uridine kinase: protein MLIIGIAGGTGSGKTTVARSVINRLGTDKVTFISQDNYYKDHSSLSFEERGAINYDHPLAFDTELLIEHLQCLKSGQVAYAPVYDFTVHARFTDKTVELMPNNIVIVEGLHVLSDEKLREELNIKVFVDTDPDVRIMRRVLRDIEERGRTIRSIHTQYLTTVKPMHEAFIEPSKKYADLIIPEGGQNEVGIELLSVLTAKYLSGDQQWNGSAR from the coding sequence ATGCTTATTATTGGTATCGCCGGCGGGACCGGTTCCGGCAAAACAACGGTAGCCCGCTCCGTTATTAACCGTCTTGGAACAGACAAAGTAACGTTCATATCCCAGGATAACTACTATAAAGACCACTCCTCTCTCAGCTTTGAGGAACGCGGGGCGATCAACTATGATCATCCGCTGGCTTTTGACACGGAGCTGCTGATTGAGCATCTTCAATGTCTGAAGTCCGGACAAGTGGCTTACGCGCCTGTATATGACTTCACCGTTCATGCCCGTTTTACGGACAAGACTGTCGAGCTTATGCCGAACAACATTGTCATTGTTGAAGGGCTGCATGTGCTGTCCGACGAGAAGCTGCGCGAAGAGCTGAACATTAAGGTATTTGTCGATACCGATCCGGATGTACGGATTATGCGCCGGGTGCTGCGTGACATTGAGGAACGCGGCCGGACCATCCGTTCCATCCACACCCAATACTTAACGACGGTGAAGCCGATGCACGAGGCGTTCATCGAGCCGTCCAAGAAATACGCTGACCTTATCATCCCCGAAGGCGGGCAGAATGAGGTCGGCATTGAGCTGCTGTCTGTACTGACTGCCAAATACCTGTCGGGTGATCAGCAGTGGAACGGAAGCGCACGTTAA